From a region of the Sebastes umbrosus isolate fSebUmb1 chromosome 10, fSebUmb1.pri, whole genome shotgun sequence genome:
- the gpr75 gene encoding probable G-protein coupled receptor 75, whose translation MNTTVVTPSDLVDVPRQQSFNGTMGTQTPSGWAVIHTATLTFCSLLLVFIFCLGSYGNLVVFLSFFDPVFRKFRTNFDFMILNLSFCDLFICCVTAPMFALVLFLDAGGGDGVSKSFCFAFHLTSSGFIIMSLETVAVIALHRLRMVLGQQPNRTASFPCTLALTALLWTSSFTMAALLTMRAYPRRDGPCLPHFGLGGGQARVVLYVYLADFAFCVAVVSVSYLMIAQTLRKNAQVRKCPVITVDATCPPPPPPLIAAGFESMQCAVQGPSLYRNQTYNKLQNVQTHSYVNKTSQPLVPGAAQGATCCQLVSTVNLATAKDSKAVVTCVVIVFSVLLCCLPMGVSLAQDVLTPESNFAHYQFELCGFVLIFLKSGINPFVYSRNSAGLRRRVLCCMQWAALGFLCCKQKTRLHAMGKGSLEVNRNKSSHHETNSAYVLSPKPQRRLVDQACGPSHSRDCAGSPRVTGARKPRPPSTSTPINTRIEPYYSIYNSSPSAGPSSPTSLQPVSSQTFAFAKSYVAMHYHTHQDALQDFESTSVHQIPIPSV comes from the coding sequence ATGAACACCACTGTTGTTACGCCATCAGACCTGGTGGATGTGCCGAGACAGCAGAGCTTCAATGGCACCATGGGCACGCAGACCCCCTCGGGGTGGGCCGTGATCCACACCGCCACCTTGACCTTTtgctccctcctccttgtcttcATCTTCTGCCTGGGCTCGTACGGCAACCTCGTGGTGTTCCTGTCCTTCTTTGACCCCGTGTTTCGCAAGTTCCGCACCAACTTTGACTTCATGATCCTCAACCTGTCCTTCTGCGACTTGTTCATCTGCTGCGTGACCGCTCCCATGTTCGCGCTGGTGCTCTTCCTGGACGCGGGCGGAGGCGACGGCGTGTCAAAAAGCTTCTGCTTCGCCTTCCACTTGACCAGCTCGGGCTTCATCATCATGTCCCTGGAGACGGTGGCCGTCATCGCTTTGCACAGGCTGCGCATGGTTTTGGGGCAGCAGCCCAACCGTACCGCGTCCTTCCCGTGCACGCTGGCCCTCACCGCCCTGCTGTGGACGTCCAGCTTCACCATGGCCGCCCTGCTCACCATGCGAGCGTACCCGCGTAGAGATGGACCCTGCTTGCCCCACTTTGGCCTGGGAGGCGGACAGGCCAGGGTCGTGTTGTACGTCTACCTGGCAGACTTTGCCTTTTGCGTAGCCGTGGTGTCGGTGTCCTATCTGATGATCGCTCAGACGCTGAGGAAGAACGCACAAGTGAGGAAATGTCCCGTCATCACTGTAGACGCCACGTGCCCTCCGCCCCCACCGCCTCTCATCGCAGCAGGCTTCGAGAGCATGCAGTGTGCCGTTCAAGGCCCCTCTCTGTACCGCAACCAGACTTACAACAAGCTGCAGAACGTTCAGACGCACTCTTACGTCAACAAGACCAGCCAGCCTCTGGTACCAGGGGCCGCCCAAGGAGCCACCTGCTGTCAGTTGGTGTCCACGGTCAACTTGGCCACGGCCAAAGACTCCAAGGCGGTCGTCACCTGCGTGGTCATAGTGTTCTccgtgctgctctgctgcttgcCGATGGGAGTTTCGCTGGCACAGGATGTTTTGACGCCAGAAAGCAACTTTGCACATTACCAGTTTGAACTGTGCGGCTTTGTGCTTATTTTTCTCAAGTCGGGCATCAACCCCTTTGTGTACTCGCGCAACAGCGCAGGCCTCCGCCGCCGCGTGCTGTGCTGTATGCAGTGGGCGGCGCTGGGCTTTCTCTGTTGCAAGCAAAAGACTCGTTTGCATGCGATGGGGAAGGGCAGCCTGGAAGTCAATCGCAATAAATCCTCCCATCATGAGACCAACTCGGCCTATGTACTGTCACCCAAGCCACAGAGGAGGCTGGTAGACCAGGCTTGCGGGCCTAGTCACTCCAGGGACTGTGCCGGTAGTCCGAGGGTAACAGGTGCGCGCAAACCTCGCCCACCGAGCACCTCTACACCCATCAACACCCGCATTGAGccctactacagtatatacaacagCAGTCCCTCTGCAGGGCCCAGCTCGCCCACCAGCCTGCAGCCTGTCAGCTCTCAGACATTTGCCTTTGCCAAGTCTTACGTAGCCATGCACTACCACACTCACCAAGACGCACTACAAGACTTTGAAAGCACCTCAGTGCACCAGATTCCCATTCCCTCAGTCTAA